One genomic segment of Paraburkholderia caffeinilytica includes these proteins:
- a CDS encoding class I SAM-dependent methyltransferase, whose protein sequence is MNPKAHQPDSLPAPGPSALAQSEALVAQVRADLEAAGGWLPFDRYMERALYAPGLGYYSGGARKFGLRGDDGSDFVTAPEMSPLFAATLARPLAEALQASGTRDVMEFGAGTGKLAAGLLNALDGLGVEFDRYSIVDLSGELRERQRETIEAAAPTLAAKVRWLDALPEQFEGVVIGNEVLDAMPVRLFAYSRGVWHERGVVWRDEAFAFDDRLVSEAADIALLAGLLAEIDTAGDDYLTETHDAARAFTRTICTMLTRGAAFFIDYGFPRHEYYHEQRAQGTLMCHYRHRAHADPFVYPGLQDITAHVEFTGIAEAGVEAGADLLGFTSQARFLLNAGITETLSALDPTDTAKFLPAANAVQKLLSEAEMGELFKVIAFSRGLDDALQAFSSGDRSHTL, encoded by the coding sequence ATGAATCCGAAAGCTCACCAACCCGATAGTTTACCTGCTCCCGGCCCGAGCGCGCTTGCGCAGTCCGAAGCGCTGGTCGCACAGGTCCGCGCCGATCTCGAAGCGGCTGGCGGCTGGCTGCCATTCGACCGCTACATGGAGCGCGCGCTTTACGCGCCGGGACTCGGCTATTACAGCGGCGGAGCCCGCAAATTCGGCCTGCGCGGCGACGACGGCAGCGACTTCGTCACCGCGCCCGAAATGTCGCCCCTCTTCGCCGCGACGCTGGCCCGTCCGCTCGCCGAGGCGTTGCAGGCGAGCGGCACGCGCGACGTGATGGAGTTCGGCGCCGGCACGGGCAAACTCGCCGCCGGCTTGCTGAATGCGCTCGACGGGCTAGGTGTCGAATTCGACCGCTACTCGATCGTGGATCTGTCCGGAGAATTGCGCGAACGCCAACGCGAGACCATCGAGGCCGCCGCGCCAACGCTGGCTGCGAAGGTGCGCTGGCTGGACGCGTTGCCGGAGCAATTCGAAGGCGTGGTGATCGGCAACGAGGTCTTGGACGCAATGCCCGTGCGGCTTTTCGCGTATAGCCGTGGCGTCTGGCACGAGCGCGGCGTGGTGTGGCGCGATGAGGCCTTTGCGTTCGACGACCGCCTGGTATCGGAGGCGGCGGACATTGCGCTTCTGGCTGGGCTTCTGGCCGAGATCGACACGGCCGGCGACGACTACCTGACCGAAACGCACGACGCCGCCCGGGCATTCACGCGGACCATTTGCACGATGCTCACGCGTGGCGCGGCGTTCTTTATCGACTACGGCTTTCCCCGCCACGAGTACTACCACGAGCAGCGTGCGCAGGGCACGTTGATGTGCCATTACCGGCACCGGGCGCATGCTGACCCGTTTGTCTATCCGGGCTTGCAGGACATTACCGCGCACGTGGAATTTACCGGCATCGCCGAAGCCGGCGTCGAGGCCGGCGCGGATTTGTTGGGATTCACTTCGCAAGCGCGCTTCTTGTTGAATGCGGGGATTACCGAGACGTTGTCGGCGCTCGATCCAACGGACACGGCGAAGTTTTTGCCCGCGGCGAATGCGGTGCAGAAGTTGTTGTCGGAGGCGGAGATGGGCGAACTGTTCAAGGTGATCGCGTTTTCGCGCGGGCTGGATGACGCGCTGCAGGCATTTTCCAGCGGCGACCGGTCACATACGCTGTGA
- a CDS encoding glutathione S-transferase family protein translates to MKLIIGDKNYSSWSMRPWLLVTHFGIPFEEVLIHLNESGTKSAILAYAPTGSGKVPCLISEDGSATWDSLAIAETLAERFPQHALWPRDPAARSHARSISAEMHSGFGELRSNMWMNIRASFPGKNATPGALADIARIDAIWSRCLDTYGGPFLFGEFSIADAMYAPVVMRFNTWQPALSETAAAYVLRVTALPAVKAWINDSLRETHAIPYQDVCP, encoded by the coding sequence ATGAAGCTGATTATCGGTGACAAGAACTATTCGTCGTGGTCGATGCGTCCGTGGCTGCTGGTTACGCATTTCGGCATCCCGTTTGAAGAGGTGCTGATTCATCTGAATGAATCCGGCACGAAGTCCGCGATTCTGGCTTACGCGCCGACGGGCTCCGGCAAGGTGCCGTGTTTGATCAGCGAAGACGGATCGGCCACATGGGATTCGCTGGCGATCGCCGAGACGCTGGCTGAGCGCTTCCCGCAGCATGCGCTGTGGCCGCGCGACCCGGCGGCGCGCAGTCACGCGCGCAGCATCAGCGCCGAGATGCATTCGGGCTTTGGCGAATTGCGCTCGAACATGTGGATGAACATTCGCGCGTCGTTTCCCGGCAAGAACGCCACACCGGGCGCACTGGCCGACATTGCGCGCATCGACGCGATCTGGAGCCGGTGTCTCGATACCTACGGCGGTCCTTTCCTGTTCGGCGAATTCAGCATTGCCGACGCGATGTACGCGCCGGTCGTGATGCGCTTCAACACGTGGCAACCTGCGCTCTCCGAAACTGCCGCGGCGTATGTTCTTCGCGTGACGGCGTTGCCGGCGGTGAAGGCATGGATCAACGACTCGCTGCGCGAAACGCATGCGATTCCGTACCAAGACGTATGCCCATGA
- the ttcA gene encoding tRNA 2-thiocytidine(32) synthetase TtcA produces the protein MNAQEILNDTAALGAAQTAHTSTGKAPLTRREQKEAYENNKLFKRLARQVGEAIGDFNMIEEGDKVMVCLSGGKDSYAMLDILMRLRERAPINFDIVAVNLDQKQPGFPEHVLPEYLKQLDIPFHIENQDTYSIVKRLVPEGKTTCSLCSRLRRGILYRVAGELGATKIALGHHRDDILQTLLLNMFYGGKLKGMPPKLQSDDGKNIVIRPLAYVKETDLEKYAELREFPIIPCNLCGSQPNLKRAEMKALIRDWEKRFPGRIENMFNALSNIVPSHLMDHKLFPFAGLRASGEADPQGDIAFDEEPCSTDTGEGTLLTGSKSISIVQFDDL, from the coding sequence ATGAATGCTCAGGAAATCCTGAACGACACCGCAGCCCTGGGCGCTGCGCAGACCGCGCACACCTCAACGGGCAAAGCGCCGCTCACGCGTCGCGAGCAGAAAGAAGCCTACGAGAACAACAAGCTGTTCAAGCGGCTTGCGCGCCAGGTCGGTGAAGCGATCGGCGACTTCAACATGATCGAGGAAGGCGACAAGGTGATGGTGTGCCTGTCGGGCGGCAAGGACAGCTACGCGATGCTCGACATCCTGATGCGGCTGCGCGAGCGCGCGCCGATCAACTTCGACATCGTCGCGGTGAATCTCGACCAGAAGCAGCCGGGCTTCCCCGAGCACGTGCTGCCCGAGTACCTGAAGCAACTCGACATTCCGTTTCACATCGAGAACCAGGACACCTACAGCATCGTCAAGCGGCTGGTGCCGGAGGGCAAGACCACCTGCTCGCTGTGCTCGCGGCTGCGTCGCGGCATTCTGTATCGCGTGGCGGGCGAACTCGGCGCGACCAAGATAGCGCTCGGCCATCATCGCGACGACATTCTGCAAACGCTGCTGCTGAACATGTTCTACGGCGGCAAGCTGAAGGGCATGCCGCCCAAGCTGCAATCGGACGACGGCAAGAACATCGTGATTCGCCCGCTCGCCTACGTAAAGGAAACCGATCTGGAAAAGTACGCGGAGCTGCGCGAATTCCCGATCATTCCGTGCAACCTGTGCGGCAGCCAGCCAAACCTGAAGCGCGCGGAAATGAAGGCGCTGATCCGCGATTGGGAAAAGCGCTTCCCGGGCCGCATCGAGAACATGTTCAATGCCTTGTCGAACATCGTGCCGTCGCACCTGATGGATCACAAGCTGTTTCCGTTCGCCGGTCTGCGCGCGAGCGGCGAGGCCGATCCGCAAGGCGATATCGCCTTCGACGAAGAGCCGTGCTCGACCGATACCGGCGAGGGCACGCTGCTCACCGGGTCGAAATCGATCTCGATCGTCCAGTTCGACGATCTTTGA
- a CDS encoding complex I NDUFA9 subunit family protein, translating to MRHQAIAVIGGSGFIGSHLVNALVEMGKDVRIATRRRYNARHLTLLPIDVIEADVFDPVQLARFVEGADCVINLVATLHGRRGTPYGPEFARTHVELPTKIVAACEGKGVHRLIHISALGADSNGPSMYSRSKGDGEKAVHAANLAWTIFRPSVVFGPEDRFLNKFAFLQRMFPVIPLAMPDAKFQPVYVGDVAKAICNVLDLDAASGHTYELGGPTVYALEDLVKYCGDVIGRHARIIRLPEALARLQALTFEMAPGEPVISRDNLDSMKVDNVLSGPLAPELGIEPASIETIAPVYLTGASTRSRFDAFRAGAGR from the coding sequence ATGCGACATCAAGCCATTGCGGTTATCGGCGGTTCTGGTTTTATCGGCAGCCATCTCGTCAATGCCCTCGTTGAAATGGGCAAAGACGTGCGTATTGCCACCCGGCGGCGCTATAACGCCCGCCATCTCACCCTGCTCCCTATCGACGTGATCGAAGCCGATGTGTTCGATCCGGTGCAGCTCGCGCGTTTCGTCGAAGGCGCCGATTGCGTGATCAACCTCGTCGCCACGCTGCATGGCAGGCGCGGCACGCCCTACGGTCCGGAGTTCGCGCGCACGCACGTCGAGTTGCCGACCAAAATCGTTGCGGCGTGCGAAGGCAAGGGCGTGCATCGACTGATTCATATCAGCGCGCTCGGCGCCGACTCGAACGGCCCGAGCATGTATTCGCGCTCGAAGGGCGACGGTGAAAAGGCCGTGCATGCGGCGAATCTGGCGTGGACGATCTTCCGTCCGTCCGTGGTGTTCGGTCCTGAAGACCGGTTCCTCAACAAGTTCGCGTTCCTGCAGCGGATGTTCCCGGTGATTCCGCTGGCGATGCCGGACGCGAAGTTCCAGCCGGTGTACGTCGGCGACGTGGCAAAAGCGATCTGCAACGTGCTCGATCTCGACGCGGCCAGCGGCCATACTTACGAACTCGGCGGCCCGACCGTCTATGCACTCGAAGACCTCGTCAAGTATTGCGGCGATGTGATCGGCCGGCATGCGCGAATCATTCGCCTGCCGGAGGCGCTGGCGCGCTTGCAGGCGTTGACGTTTGAAATGGCGCCGGGCGAACCGGTGATTTCGCGCGACAATCTCGATTCGATGAAAGTCGACAACGTGTTGAGCGGACCGCTAGCGCCTGAACTCGGCATTGAACCCGCCAGCATCGAAACGATCGCGCCCGTGTATCTGACCGGCGCGTCGACGCGTTCGCGCTTCGACGCGTTTCGCGCCGGCGCGGGGCGTTGA
- a CDS encoding multifunctional CCA addition/repair protein — translation MNIYAVGGAIRDELLGVSVQDRDYVVVGATPEQMVAQGYRPVGKDFPVFLHPQTHEEYALARTERKTAAGYHGFQFFYAPDVTLEEDLARRDLTINAMAREVRPDGELTGPVIDPFNGRGDLQARLFRHVSDAFLEDPVRILRIARFAARFVDFTVAPETMALMRKMVADGEVDALVAERVWQEVSRGLMEKKPSRMFEVLRECGALARILPEIDALFGVPQRADYHPEVDTGVHVMMVVDHAAQQGYALPVRFAALTHDLGKATTPDDILPRHIGHEGRSVDLLKPLCERLRVPNECRDLALLVAREHGNIHRVMEMGAAALVRLLERSDAIRKPARFAEALQACEADARGRLGFEMQAYPQAERLRIALVAARGVDAGAVAGRLADAPAGIRDAVHQERVRAVEVALM, via the coding sequence ATGAATATCTACGCGGTGGGCGGAGCAATCCGCGACGAGTTGCTGGGCGTATCCGTGCAGGACCGGGATTATGTGGTGGTCGGCGCGACGCCCGAGCAGATGGTGGCGCAGGGCTATCGTCCGGTGGGCAAGGATTTCCCGGTGTTTCTGCATCCGCAGACACACGAGGAATACGCGCTTGCACGCACCGAGCGCAAGACGGCTGCCGGCTATCACGGTTTCCAGTTCTTCTACGCGCCGGACGTCACGCTCGAAGAGGACCTCGCCCGCCGCGACCTGACGATCAACGCCATGGCGCGCGAGGTGCGCCCGGACGGCGAATTGACCGGACCGGTGATCGACCCGTTCAATGGCCGGGGAGACCTTCAGGCGCGGCTCTTTCGTCATGTCAGCGACGCGTTTTTAGAAGACCCCGTGCGGATTTTGCGGATTGCGCGGTTCGCGGCGCGCTTCGTCGATTTCACGGTGGCGCCGGAGACGATGGCGTTGATGCGCAAGATGGTGGCCGACGGTGAGGTCGATGCACTGGTCGCCGAGCGCGTGTGGCAGGAAGTGTCACGCGGATTGATGGAGAAGAAGCCGTCCCGCATGTTCGAGGTGCTGCGGGAATGCGGCGCCCTGGCGCGGATTCTGCCGGAGATCGATGCGTTGTTCGGCGTGCCGCAACGGGCTGACTATCATCCCGAAGTGGATACGGGCGTACACGTGATGATGGTGGTCGACCATGCCGCGCAGCAGGGTTACGCGTTGCCGGTTCGGTTCGCCGCGCTCACGCACGATCTCGGCAAAGCAACGACGCCCGACGACATATTGCCGCGGCATATCGGGCATGAGGGGCGCAGCGTGGATCTGCTGAAGCCTTTGTGCGAGCGGCTGCGGGTGCCGAACGAATGTCGCGATCTGGCGCTGCTGGTCGCGCGGGAGCATGGGAATATTCATCGCGTGATGGAGATGGGGGCAGCCGCGTTGGTGAGACTGCTCGAGCGCAGCGACGCTATCCGGAAACCGGCGCGCTTTGCTGAAGCCTTGCAGGCTTGCGAGGCGGATGCGCGTGGGCGGCTCGGGTTTGAGATGCAGGCGTATCCGCAGGCTGAGCGGCTGCGGATTGCGCTTGTTGCCGCGCGGGGCGTGGATGCTGGGGCAGTGGCCGGGCGGCTTGCAGATGCGCCCGCTGGAATCAGGGATGCCGTGCATCAGGAGCGGGTTCGAGCGGTTGAAGTGGCTCTTATGTGA
- a CDS encoding dihydroneopterin aldolase, with protein MFAALSHPRLADCRRLFLRNYEVHINIGVHDFEKRGEQRVVINVELFVPLALSTPVQDKLNEVVDYDFMRSTIARRVEQGHIHLQETLCDDLVKVLLDHPQVRAVCVSTEKPDVYPDCDAVGVEVFRIKED; from the coding sequence ATGTTTGCCGCTCTTTCGCATCCCCGGCTCGCCGATTGCCGCCGGCTCTTTCTGCGCAATTACGAAGTGCACATCAACATCGGCGTGCACGACTTCGAAAAGCGCGGCGAACAGCGCGTCGTGATCAACGTCGAACTATTCGTGCCGCTCGCGCTGTCCACGCCGGTTCAGGACAAATTGAACGAAGTCGTCGATTACGACTTCATGCGCTCGACCATCGCGCGCCGTGTCGAACAAGGTCATATCCACCTGCAGGAAACGCTCTGCGACGACCTCGTCAAGGTGCTGCTCGATCATCCGCAGGTGCGCGCCGTGTGCGTGTCGACCGAAAAACCGGACGTTTATCCCGACTGCGACGCGGTGGGCGTCGAAGTCTTCCGTATCAAAGAGGATTGA
- a CDS encoding lytic transglycosylase domain-containing protein: MSKRLYRVYRAAGLTLAAAALVACSTASAVKPIPLSQLTNDDQTFVQLREAARNNDAARAAQLASTIPNYPAPSYLEYFQLKPQLFDSSGHARIDAPDAPVLSFLQKYDGQAIADRLRNDYLTVLGARHDWRNFDQQYARFVLNDDTQVKCYALESRAARGENVADAARALLVDPKWYGDGCVDLITSLAVNQQFSSDDVWQQIRLVYEQNYTNTGSKLVDALSNQPPDPVLFDQATNTPPLLLARGVGPDTQSHQLALLAITRMARNDPAMAAATFASVAPSLSSPERAIGWGTIAYQAALKQMPSAVDWYRLSVNAPLSTAAYEWRTRTALLAGDWTMVRWSIEQMPAALRNQPSWVYWHARALKQAGDTTTANQEFESISQGFNFYGQLAAEELGQKITVPPKTTVTDAEIQQAGNTPGFDLAQRFYALNLRLEGNREWNWPLRNMSDRQLIAVAEYARRIELYDRTVNTADRTKSEHDFSLRYLSPFRDIVERDAQSNGLDVEWAYGLIRQESRFIMNARSEVGASGLMQLMPGTAQLVAKKIGLGPISREQMNDINTNILLGTNYLSMIYNQFDGSAVLATAGYNAGPGRPRNWRQSLQHPVEGAIFAEAIPFQETRDYVKNVLSNTVYYAALFEGRPQSLKARLGYIAP; this comes from the coding sequence ATGTCAAAACGCCTCTATCGAGTATATCGCGCGGCCGGTCTGACGCTTGCCGCTGCGGCACTCGTCGCGTGCAGCACGGCCTCCGCCGTGAAGCCCATTCCCCTTTCCCAGCTTACGAACGACGATCAGACCTTCGTCCAGCTTCGCGAAGCCGCCCGCAATAATGATGCGGCGCGCGCGGCGCAACTGGCGAGCACGATCCCGAACTATCCGGCGCCTTCGTATCTGGAATACTTCCAGCTCAAGCCGCAATTGTTCGATTCCAGCGGCCACGCGCGCATCGACGCGCCGGATGCGCCGGTGCTGTCGTTCTTGCAGAAGTACGACGGCCAGGCCATCGCCGACCGTCTGCGCAACGACTACCTCACGGTGCTCGGCGCGCGTCACGACTGGCGCAACTTCGATCAGCAATACGCGCGTTTCGTGCTGAACGACGATACGCAGGTGAAGTGCTACGCGCTCGAATCGCGTGCCGCGCGTGGCGAAAACGTTGCCGACGCGGCGCGCGCGCTACTGGTCGATCCGAAGTGGTACGGCGACGGTTGCGTCGACCTGATCACCTCGCTGGCAGTCAACCAGCAATTCAGTTCTGACGACGTGTGGCAACAGATCCGCCTCGTATACGAACAGAACTACACGAACACGGGCAGCAAGCTCGTCGATGCGCTCAGCAACCAGCCGCCCGATCCGGTGCTGTTCGACCAGGCCACGAATACGCCGCCATTGTTGCTGGCGCGTGGTGTCGGCCCGGATACGCAATCGCACCAACTGGCGTTGCTCGCGATCACGCGCATGGCGCGCAACGACCCGGCCATGGCCGCAGCCACGTTCGCTTCGGTGGCGCCGTCGCTGAGCTCGCCCGAGCGCGCCATCGGCTGGGGCACGATTGCCTATCAGGCCGCCCTCAAGCAGATGCCGAGCGCGGTGGACTGGTACCGGCTTTCGGTGAATGCGCCGCTGTCGACCGCGGCCTACGAATGGCGCACCCGCACCGCGCTGCTCGCCGGCGACTGGACGATGGTGCGCTGGTCGATCGAACAGATGCCGGCGGCGCTGCGCAATCAGCCGTCGTGGGTGTACTGGCATGCCCGTGCGCTCAAGCAGGCCGGCGACACGACCACGGCCAACCAGGAATTCGAGTCGATCTCGCAGGGCTTCAACTTTTACGGCCAACTGGCCGCGGAAGAGCTCGGCCAGAAGATCACCGTGCCGCCTAAAACCACGGTGACCGACGCCGAAATCCAACAGGCCGGCAACACGCCGGGCTTCGATCTGGCGCAGCGTTTCTATGCGCTGAATCTGCGGCTCGAAGGCAATCGCGAATGGAACTGGCCGCTGCGCAACATGAGCGACCGGCAACTGATCGCCGTGGCCGAATACGCGCGCCGCATCGAGTTGTATGACCGTACCGTGAACACGGCGGACCGCACGAAGAGCGAGCATGATTTCTCGCTGCGCTATCTGTCGCCGTTCAGGGATATCGTCGAGCGCGATGCGCAGTCGAATGGGCTCGACGTCGAATGGGCATACGGGCTGATTCGTCAGGAGTCGCGCTTCATCATGAACGCGCGCTCGGAAGTCGGCGCGAGCGGGTTGATGCAACTGATGCCGGGCACCGCGCAACTCGTGGCGAAGAAGATCGGTCTCGGCCCGATTTCACGCGAGCAGATGAACGATATCAACACCAACATCCTGCTCGGAACGAACTATCTGTCCATGATCTACAATCAGTTCGACGGGTCCGCCGTGCTGGCTACCGCCGGTTATAACGCCGGTCCGGGCCGTCCGCGCAACTGGCGGCAATCGTTGCAGCATCCGGTTGAAGGCGCGATCTTCGCCGAGGCGATTCCGTTCCAGGAAACGCGCGACTATGTCAAGAATGTGTTGTCCAACACGGTCTACTACGCGGCATTGTTCGAAGGCCGTCCGCAATCGCTGAAGGCGCGTCTGGGTTATATCGCGCCGTAA
- a CDS encoding SDR family oxidoreductase, producing MTASLDTAAARAPDTPRIVLITGAARRIGRSLALGFAARGWDVAVHYGASREEADEVVAEIVALGRRAVALHAELGDEAQVEGLMPACIAALGRPACIVNNASRFEEDTAHNVGYDLLLKLTAMNLGAPLVLARMLFEATPEAARTDESQRGVVINVLDQKLYNMNPDYLSYTLSKAALQTATVALAQALAPKVRVVGLAPGLTMQSGDQTPAGFEEAHRATPLGRASRPEDIVAAALYLADAAGVTGTTLVVDGGQHLVPLPRDVMFLTGA from the coding sequence ATGACCGCCTCTCTGGACACCGCCGCCGCCCGCGCGCCTGACACGCCGCGCATCGTGCTGATTACCGGCGCCGCCCGCCGTATCGGGCGCTCGCTCGCGCTCGGCTTCGCCGCGCGTGGCTGGGACGTGGCGGTCCACTACGGTGCGTCGCGAGAGGAAGCCGATGAGGTCGTCGCGGAAATTGTCGCCCTGGGCCGCCGGGCGGTGGCTTTGCACGCGGAATTGGGCGACGAGGCTCAGGTCGAGGGGCTCATGCCGGCCTGCATTGCGGCCCTAGGCCGCCCGGCGTGTATCGTCAACAATGCGTCGCGCTTCGAAGAAGACACGGCGCACAACGTCGGTTACGACCTTCTGCTGAAGCTGACCGCGATGAATCTCGGCGCGCCGCTCGTACTCGCGCGTATGCTGTTCGAGGCGACGCCGGAGGCCGCGCGCACCGACGAGAGCCAGCGCGGCGTGGTCATCAACGTGCTGGACCAGAAGCTGTACAACATGAATCCGGACTATCTGTCCTACACGCTGTCGAAGGCAGCGTTGCAGACAGCCACGGTTGCGCTGGCGCAGGCGTTGGCGCCGAAAGTGCGCGTGGTCGGACTCGCCCCTGGTCTGACGATGCAGTCCGGCGATCAAACGCCGGCCGGCTTTGAAGAAGCTCACCGTGCTACGCCTCTGGGCCGCGCGTCGCGGCCGGAGGATATTGTCGCCGCCGCGCTGTATCTCGCCGATGCAGCGGGCGTCACCGGAACGACGCTGGTGGTCGACGGCGGGCAGCACCTTGTGCCGCTGCCGCGCGACGTTATGTTTTTGACGGGCGCCTGA
- a CDS encoding DUF2905 domain-containing protein, translated as MIRWLLTTFVAVAVLSACWPWLRKIGIGRMPGDVTLRLFGREYPFPFMSTLVLSIVLSLLAKVL; from the coding sequence ATGATCCGCTGGCTGTTAACTACGTTTGTTGCGGTGGCGGTGTTGTCGGCCTGCTGGCCGTGGCTCAGGAAGATCGGGATTGGGCGGATGCCCGGCGACGTTACTTTGCGTCTCTTCGGGCGGGAGTATCCGTTTCCGTTTATGTCGACGCTTGTGCTGTCGATCGTGTTGTCGTTGCTTGCCAAGGTTTTGTAA
- a CDS encoding 5-formyltetrahydrofolate cyclo-ligase codes for MLLEARLQAASEPAHNAALNHRVLDALKHYGVSRVGFYWPLAGEFDARAAIAIWLAADSQREASLPVVSERGVPLEFHAWAPDTPMKIGHHKIAEPTSGRVVVPDLLFVPCVGFDADGFRLGYGGGYYDRTLGAWPGPKKPVTVGIAYEACRTNALQREAHDIPLDLIVTEAGLYPQPQPAD; via the coding sequence ATGCTATTGGAAGCAAGGCTACAAGCGGCTTCCGAGCCGGCGCACAACGCCGCGCTCAACCATCGCGTACTCGATGCGTTGAAACACTACGGCGTGAGCCGCGTGGGGTTCTATTGGCCGCTGGCGGGCGAGTTCGACGCGCGCGCCGCGATTGCAATCTGGCTCGCGGCCGACTCGCAACGCGAGGCGAGTTTGCCGGTCGTCAGCGAACGCGGCGTGCCGCTCGAATTTCACGCGTGGGCGCCGGACACGCCAATGAAGATCGGTCATCACAAGATCGCCGAGCCCACTTCCGGACGCGTGGTGGTTCCCGATCTGCTGTTCGTGCCGTGCGTGGGCTTCGACGCCGACGGTTTCCGGCTCGGCTACGGTGGCGGCTACTACGATCGCACGCTGGGCGCATGGCCGGGGCCGAAGAAGCCGGTCACGGTCGGCATCGCCTATGAAGCGTGCCGCACGAACGCATTGCAACGCGAGGCCCACGATATCCCGCTCGATCTGATCGTGACGGAAGCCGGTCTCTATCCACAACCACAACCGGCGGATTAA